In Mixophyes fleayi isolate aMixFle1 chromosome 11, aMixFle1.hap1, whole genome shotgun sequence, one DNA window encodes the following:
- the UBE2S gene encoding ubiquitin-conjugating enzyme E2 S, translated as MNSNVENLPPHIIRQVYKEVSTLTSDPPEGIKIIPNEEDITDVQVSIEGPEGTPYAGGIFRMKLILGKDFPAAPPKGYFLTKIFHPNVSTNGEICVNVLKKDWKAELGIRHVLLTIKCLLIHPNPESALNEEAGRLLLENYEEYASRARLMTEIHAQNSTLRGKDPTDPCSSASATVAFGDGPMAKKHAGDRDKKLAAKKKTDKKRALRRL; from the exons AATTCAAACGTTGAAAACTTGCCCCCACACATAATTCGTCAGGTTTACAAAGAGGTATCCACTTTGACATCTGATCCTCCAGAAGGAATAAAGATCATTCCAAATGAAGAGGATATAACTGATGTACAAGTTAGCATTGAAGGTCCAG AGGGTACCCCATATGCAGGAGGAATTTTCAGAATGAAATTAATCTTGGGCAAAGATTTTCCAGCAGCCCCTCCCAAAGGATACTTTCTTACCAAAATATTTCATCCGAATGTTAGTACTAATGGAGAAATCTGTGTCAATGTATTAAAGAAAGATTGGAAGGCTGAACTGGGTATTAGACATGTGTTACTG acaataaAGTGTTTATTGATTCACCCGAACCCAGAGTCAGCACTGAATGAAGAGGCTGGTCGCCTCTTATTGGAGAACTATGAAGAGTATGCATCCCGTGCAAGACTTATGACTGAAATTCATGCCCAGAATTCAACTTTAAGGGGCAAAGATCCTACAGACCCCTGCTCCTCTGCATCAGCAACTGTGGCTTTTGGTGATGGACCCATGGCCAAGAAGCATGCTGGAGATCGGGATAAGAAGTTGGCAGCAAAAAAGAAGACAGACAAAAAGAGAGCCTTGAGACGACTTTAA